GAAGGTGCCGTCTCTgagtcaaaacctaagacaaagcctgttatactaaaacatacaaacgtcaatcatgccaacgtggcaggtgccaaccagtgtacacaacccggccctggccagatggagatactagcccgaataggcagacatgctgtctccctcggcccatgttatcaccgatgttcctcggatgttcctaaacatcggcctgtatgaccttcctgctggtacacaggcctaaggcatagttatgtacaataatatggacttctccctgttgtatactacacacagatgtaacatatgaacacatcagaatacagtaagaataccccagaattctacaaccccaaaccatatattttctaaaagcatataacctctagatgagatataacaccagttaagacatgtcttatcttcctccatgccatggagatggttaataatcctgtattgcatttgctctgtattaaaatgcattgattttaatttatggctgaaaaaggtagagcattgaaacattttcaattttaacatttaaaatcctATTCTTGTTTAATTTGACCATCATCTGATATCAATTTCACCCCTGTaggctgaatagtaattgagatatagccattctaacctgttgacagccattttggcagccattttgaaaatgacccctttcccaAGGTCAGATTTTACAAGATGtttagtatgttatttagcatgtccaacagtaccagaatccataaaaaaaccttttgaaccctatattgacccgcctataAGGAACATGGTGCTgccaaaaaacggaaacatagcctacattgcagagccacttttactttattattatatggtgaataaatgttacactactgtgcacagcccacTGATTTATAAAGATCAGTGGCACAGCCCCATGCTCTGACGTGACGAAGCTAGCACGttattagcagcggttagctaactatgctaacattagttatctacaagtctcctccaagtgacaatcattttATATACAATGCTTAGCTTACTTATTAATTCTttatttatcttacttacattgagttgactgtggggcttaatccacagatgtggtggagcactgttttgttatggtttgctaaggagtaaccctttGCTTTAAAATAGTGGAGATCTGGGACGAGATAATTTAATCTAATTTCAcataattacagaaaacttAATCAAGGATTGAAAGGCATTTTTCTGTGTATCGGAGTTGTGTTAATCCCACATATGTCATTTGACTGTCCTTTTCAACTCATATCACTATAAAATCCCATAAAACCGGACAAATATCAAGGCTCCCAATACATTTCAATGGAGCCGTAAGGTGAAGTTGACGGGCCATGTCTGCCTGCACGGAGCTActggactgccattggctcatctgcgTTCGATGGGCGGGGTTTTGCGAACGGTCAATTGTACCAATATTTATACCCCTCCTTAGATGCTGACACAACACTTAGTAACCTCGAACCCACAGGTGGCATTATGAAAGGATTGTTGTTTGGTTTTATCTTTTGCTAGTCAGCATTGTTGTTGCCAGGTGTACAAACTTTTCACCGTAACACAAGTTCAAAGGTATACACAAAGTTTAGGGGTTTATATAGCGATCAAAGGTCACACATCGAAATGGGTTACATAACGTTCACTCGCTTGCTCTCTCATTGGCTGTTTTGAGTAGCCTAGAGTCCACTTCTAATGCCATCTTTATCTCTGCAGCTGCAAGGCCAAGCATGCTTTTTTCAAACAGGCTTCGCCTAGCCACaatgagacacagagagacattggGATACAGAGTGCACATAGAGAATAATTCTGGTAGAATAGCTTCAGTATGTTAATAGTATTAGTTAAACTtgttattttaaaatgttataaaacaAAGTTATTTAAGAATAACTTCAGTGTATTACTTGATTACCATTAATGTTATATAAATACATGTTTTACCGTTTCAAACTCTTTCTCATTGTGATGAGAAACCATAGTAATAATTTATACCACACCACCCGATTAAGTCTACATACAGCTGGTGAGTTTTCTGATTTATTAGGCTACTCTAAACATATAAATGGTTAACAGACAAGTTAATTTATGCCAGTCTAATTTATTACATCATATTACATAACATCATATCACATACCATGTTAATCTGCTCTACGCCTGCCTTAATATGAGTGGTTTTGTTTTATATCTGATCAGAATATAACAGCACAAGTGTGATAAAGCTGTCatatattctccttaatgttaCATTGTCTATGGGTTTGATTGACATTATATTGGAGACTTCTGTTTTTGTATcctatgttgttgttgtatgtgtTTGGTATAGTTGTATTGTTATTTATTGTTGTTTGTGCTTAATGTTCTATGTGGCTCCCTTTGAAATTCCCTCCggggcaataaaggtttcattcaTACAAGAAGCTTGTGAAAGTATAAGATTAAAATTGCATTCTAGTAACAATAGTGAACATTTAAGTGCTATACCTGGTGTGCAATACAATCATTCTGAAATATTCAGCATGCTGTTGAAATTAAGCTCAGCTGTCAAGAAGCTTGTGAAAGAGCATATATAATAGCCACAGCGATGTATGCTATCCTGTTCGTCTTGTCCAACCAGCTCACTCAGATCTCATTTGAATACTACTGTACCCTGTTCCTCTAGTCCAACAAGCTCACACCTTTATGACAAGCCTTCATTCTCTCAGTTGAGGATAATTCTCAACGTTCAAACACGTTCAAAGAAACAGCTCACAAACCTAAAGGATATGCAGACCATTAGGAAAGGACAGAGCGGGTAATATACTGAAGGATTTTGACATTATGGTAGATGTGTAAAAACTGTCGTTCTTAAGCTAAGTGGTTGATTTACGTATGGTAGCAAAATGTACGGCAGAGTGAATGGAACAAAATATGGCATGCATGTCTTATCTTTGATTTTCTAGATGTCTTTGCCAACACTGTTCATCATCTTAAGCTGAGACAGGCTATGTGGAAATCCAATTTTGTGTCCTTTCAGAGTTCTCAGAGATACCTACAGTGGAAGTGTCGCTGGCTTAAAGCCAAAGCTTTTGTTGTACACTTCTGTTGTGATGAACTGGTTCATAACTCTTTGTGCACACTGCATTGTCAAACCATCTAACTAATTGGCTTCTTTTCAACACTTTCAGTGGGGGTCCACTGAGAAGACAAGGTACAGTGTTTGTACATTATTTTGGTGTAGTTAGTTTCCTTTTGGATGAGCATAGGATATACTCTACACTTGTGATGATTATAATGTGCAATGCTGGCCATATGTTGGTTCTAAAATTGGAGTGAACTGCTATGTAGCCTAAATCGTATCATGCCATTTAAATGCCAATGAACAACACTAATGCTCAAAAAGTTAGCAGACTTTCTCAAAAAGTTAGCAGACATCATTATTCCATTTTCTTGCACCAAGTGTGCTCTCTGGCTGCAAGGTCAAGACTGGATAACTCTGATCTTTTCCATTTATAGACTGGAAACGTCTTTTGATTGTTTTGACTACAATTGCTTTAACATGGATTTTGGTGTCTTATCAATCACTCCTAAAGATGAAAGTTGTCAATCTTCTTGGTAAGTTGGATTTCTGTCCTCTTTAAATGGttcaaacctttttttttaaatgtatcagTGTTTCTTAACATCTTAATCAGTCCACTCAAGTACTTGTGTTATCAAGGATTCAAGTAACTGTAACCCAAATTAGTATACTGCCACTCCAAattatgtagcctaaacataaGTATGGCAAAACAGATACCCTTACTCAAGGGAGTATAACATTAAAATTGCATTCTAGTAACAATAGTGAACATTTAAGTGCTATACCTGGTGTGCAATACAATCATTCTGAAATATTCAGCATGCTGTTTAAGCTCAGCTGTCATTTTTTGATGTTCCTCCTGAAAGACATGTGTTATGTGGAGAGTAACCATTATATTCTGTCTTGTCTGTCCACTATTAGTAACTCTAGAATGGACATACTGCCACACTGCTGGCTGTTGTGACACACTAGTCGCACTagtgtcaaaaaagaaaaacaaagccaCTCAACAAAAACAAAGGCCTTTGGAAaattccatgcaaaactgtcaTGTCCATAACGCCAAgtaaatgccatggtatttgtaAAAAGTGAAACGTTTTTCATGTAAGTTCTACAACCAAGAAGAttgaatgctcaaatttcaagtgatcatcattcacatcatgccATACCAtagcattgtgttggcgttatggacgtgacagttttgtcTGGAATTGCCCCTTTAATAAAGCATGGCAAAACTGGTTTAAAAACATGGGCctaccctcctgttgtgttcgcgGTTAAATTTGACCGATTGACAATTCTTGTATTCCTGGTCAAAAATGAACGtgcattagaaatgaatgggtgagaaaatggtcagtgtataaaattgagtcaAGGCACATATCTATTGATGAGATGGACTGTATCTGTGCTTCTGtgcattcacacgcacacacacacacacacacacgcacgcacgcacgcacgcacgcacgcacgcacgcacgcacgcacgcacgcacgcgcgcgcgcgcgcgcgcgcgcacacacacacgcacgcacgcgcgcacgcacgcacgcacacacacacacgcacgcacgcacgcacgcacgcacgcacacacacgcacacacacacacacacgcacacacgcacacacgcacacacgcacacgcacgcacgcacgcacgcacacacacacacacgcacgcacacacacacacacacacacacacgcacgcacgcacgcacacacacacacacacacacacacacacacacacacacacacacacacacaccgtcactcTTTGCTTCTttgccagcccccactggaaccatatagtattttgccctttctgacttgcatgagctcaggtcagtgaGGCCTGGCCGCgggccataaatagcaaatggaagttcaaaACTGGTAATATCCAATAGAACTTAAGTTGATACAgaggtctatcacaacattagatgataatatatgttttactatggatttataacaagttagTCATAGCACTTGATTAGGCATAGCTGTAATGATGGTGGATCAAGGACGGATCCTTCAAAGCTGTGTGTATCCTCTGCGTGCTTGGAACAAGCACACTCCTGTGAACACATTTAtggaagtcaagtcaagttcagcgcatttcatacacagaggtcattcaatgtgctttacataaacaaaaccagacAGTAATAACAAATGAAAACATAAAAGGGAAATAgtgaaagaatagtttaaaaggtcaagatcatattaaaaaaaaaataacgcacaaggtaaaatcatttaaaaataaagaataattaaaaagacaaaataaaagacacaactcagtgcagttagcagaaagcatctgagaacagtttggtcttaagtctagatttaaaactggctacagttggggcctttttgatgtcatccgaaagttggttccacagctgaggcGCATACagtagcagctaaaagctgcttcaccatgaaTCGCATGAATAtgcatgtttagttctaacagcaggttttactagcaggtttttctcctgaaacctgagaggtctggagggTGTGATTTATAAACAATATAACaataaagtcaattctgtgacttactggaagccagtgcagggacttaagaattggagtaatgtggtcagttcttttagtttttgttaggaccctagctgctgcattttgtatcaacTGAAGttgtttgatagtctttttaggaaggcctgtgaaaagtccattgcagtaatcaaccctgctgtagataaatgcatgaatgagtttttctaaatcatcttttgacatcagccctctaagtttggcaatatttttgaggtggtaaaaagctgatttagttatcgctttcatgtggctgttgaaattcagatcactgtcaatgaatacaccaagatttttagcagtatcctttgctttcaacccttttgtgtcaaggacagtggcaaccctaagtctttcctcctttttaccaaatataattacttcagttttttctttgtttagctgaagaaaatttgagacatccaggtgttgatctAGCTAGACTGGAGCTAACTGTTACAAGTAGCTTCTAGGGCCTACTAACATCACTGTTCTAGGGCCTACTAACATCACTTATTGAAGGCCTGTTAACGTTAAATCCTCCGGGTTGGTCtgaagacacagctgtagcTACGCCATATCATTGGACTGAGTGGGACTAACGTTAAGTTAACACagacttttctttatttttatttattatttatttatttattttattacttgttaatttttgtttgttgtctgtcttgtatgtctagCGTTAGGTGTCTCGGGAACGCTGGCGATTACGCCGCTCCATCAgccatcttttgtcttgtgcgtcttttgtaaatttgtttgtttgtcttgatgtcacgggaacgctgatgactacgccgctccatctggCATTTTGTCTTACGCGTAAATGTCTAgtgtgtaaagcgaccttgggtgctttgaaaggtgctatgtaacaaataaaatagtACTAATACTAATAGTATTAGTATTTATTCCAtaccaggggtgtccaaactttttgactcaagggccacattgggttttggaAATTGGCTGGCAGGccacacaacaaaaaataatGGGTATATATAAGTTTTATATAATTTaaatgacaaagtaattttgttgtagaaaaTTAATTTCTAAAGAAAAACTGTTAATTTGATGTTGTTTAATTAATTTATAAAtagtgcactgtcactttaaaactcttttgccagctccactcaaatatagcctatggctagtgctgtgcctatggctcatgccctctcacagtttataagtggtcagtagtgggaactactgttgccatcgcgatttccttttaaaagtttcttatttaaaaggtagatatcaattatcaacaatgacaagccagctggaacatgccgcgctctctccctctcgtgcatgCACGCTCAAATGCGTTCCTAATTAAATGggtagttagatctgctgcaaaggagatactatgtatctcgatgtaacaagctgtttcgacattgacattgtaatcgctctctaagaagagtataaagcagtttgcagtagcctaaagttactcACAGTCGTCTATCGCTGGAAAAAAATTGCGAGCGGCCTAACCTAATTAAATGCTTggcaggccggattaaagtgcatgcgggccggatctatgataaactaataaatgctcggcgggccagaTTAAAGTGCGTGGTGGCCGCAGTTGGCCCGTGGGCcgtagtttggacacccctgttctatacactgacacagagattcaaggggaccatagtgacagagctaagtaaatttgtgtgtcatctgcatagctatgatatgaaatcaaattatgtTGGATGGTTTGTTTAAGTGGGAGGTTGAATAaaagtggccccaagatcgacccctggggaacaccacgttggtgttgaggtacagtttccaatACCAACAAAGACGATTTAAAATCTGTGCTAAACAAAGCAGTTCACTATGTATTTAAATGTACACATTGGGCGCTATCTTAACAATCTGAAACTCAAGTATCAAATGATGGATGTTCCTGGTCTGTGGATGTTCCTgatctgtggcggaattgttttctgaaacttgCAAAATATGAACAGggaacgtttgcgccggaacacggcTTGTCTTTTTGCTGAACCACCCCCGTGGGCGCAATTGCATTCCCTAATTTACTGACGtctacctgtggagggaaaattccaatatgcactgaatgcaaaataggaaagacaaaagcgccagtatacaaagtcaattgtgcTTCAGTGCACGATAGGGCCCATTGTGTTATTATCACTATGTAAAGTAACCTAAATGAAATATGGCTCAAATCATTTTACAACTTTGAACTCTCACACCGTAATAGTGTAAATAAGGCATTTAGGAAGGATATCTAAACAttttgagagagaatgagagccaCTGCAAGCGAAATATTACACTTTTCTCTTTATGATTTTGCTTAATAGTTGCTGCTTTGTGGTTTATATTGGCAAATGAATCAATGAATTTATACACGTGGGAGAATGACtggtgcattcattgtttttcaaaaagaagCGGGCATGATTTTTAATAACGCACACCTGCAGCTTCCTGCACACTCGCTAGTCTGTTACATTGTGTGTTTTCCGAATGGTAAGAAGAAGCCTTGTCTTGTCTTTGAAGGATTTGACTCGACAGGGCTCGTTCTACCAAGCACGAATCCTCGACTTTGAGAAACAGCAATAGTCTTAACCAAAAGGAGGCTAAGGGGTACACTGACTATATCATTCATGCGTTTTCACCACCTACTGACAAATGCGTAGAACACAACAATCATATGGTTTGTGTCCCCTGTAGTCTTGTTTTGGTGTACAATGGCCGCTGCCTGAATAAGTCGAATGATGTCAACTTTATCTTCCTACAGGTGACACTGAAGGATTTGTACAATCAGACATGTTTAAGAAGATATATGCAGAAAGTAAGTTAATCCTCTACTGCAATAAGTCCCAAGTCTATTTTTGCATATGCGTATGTGATATATTCACTGATGTGCACTACACATTCAGttgggtttgttgtttttgattggctggttggTTTGAGATGTTGTTGGTGATTAGGTTCAGAGGGCAGTCAGGTCTCCTGACTTCCACTGGTTGTGTCACCGCACATTCACTGTTAAAAACATTCTTGTCCGCGCTGTGGCACTAGCGTTATTTGTATAATTATAGAGTTTATGCCAACTGCAATTAGTTTATGAAGAGAACCTTCATGACCattaatatttaataaataattaattaatgatgatTATTTTAATTTTGTTAATGAATCATTTATCCGTTATTCATTAATTTACCTGTACATCTCATGGTGACAGAAAAGCCTCCCCCCTGGTTATGCACATAAATAATTAATGACAGACCTTAATGAACAAAACGAATTAATGACAGACCTTAATGAACAAAACTAATTAAAAGTGGGAAGTGATTCCAGCTGTCCTAATCGTCAGTCTCAACAGGAGTTGCAAATAGGAACCAATAGTGATGGAGTGTCTTCCACACTTATTCATTTTTTGACTGAATAATATCACTCATCTACCTGGGATTGATATAATAGTCATTTCAATCAACAAATACAAAACCAGCAGAGCTGAAGGTGAAGATCAAAAGAAAAGGTGACAGGACACATTTATCAGGCAATTATGAATTAGTGGAGCCTTGGAATAGTGGGTTGAATTTTCAAAATGTGTGCTTACAAGGACACAAAAACTGGCCCACTGCTCATCCCTTAagaattttatttttaactCGTTTGACGTTTCGAGCGCACACACTCTTCATCAGATCGCAATGTGAATAAATGTGTATTTATATCATTCAAATACTGATTCTTACAGCCCAAGATGAAGTAGGGCGCAGGATGGCGTCACTAGGTCTACAGAGGAGGAGCTTGGACAAACCTGCCCCTTCCAAGTGTGGTATCAACACATGTCCTGATGGCTACTTCGCCTTTCATCTAAAAAGTGGTGTCGCAAATATACTTGGACCAAGAATTTGCTTTGAGGGCAACATGTGAGTAAAGTAATGATTACAGTTACACCATTGAAACTAAAGTCAAAAGAAGTAAGTGCTAAATGCCATTAAAATGATTTAAGCTAAACGCAAAACTGATGATCACATTGACAGTCTTTGAACATCTCACTGAAATGAATAATACTGTAGCTATAAATAACAGACTTGAGGCAAGACACTAACTCTATGTTCAGACACTGCCATAAACAAGGCATATCATGTTTGGAAGATTCCTTGGAAGAGCCAATAGATAAATCATTATAGCAGCATATTATTTGATGAATTACTGATCGTTTGCTAAATCCTGAAGATGGCAGTACAAACtaactgtctacattgcactccTCCATTTCCACATGTTTTGTTCATGTGTTTAAAACCACAGCATaatttctccacacacactatttgATTGCAGGTTTGATTTCATGTGCTCCATAGGTTAATGAGTGGGGTTGCCAATAACATTGGCAGAGGAATTAATATAGCCTTGTTGAAAGGTGAGGTGCCCGCTGTGACTCCCATAGATgtcatttcatttaaaaattAAAATGGAATAATGAAATGTTAGTAgtaatgtttatttttattattatttattagcaCAATCCCTGCCCTAATCATGTCATTGTTAAACCTgtgaaaatatgtttgtaaaatatgtatgtaaactgatgtctatttatttatttacatcaaGGCACTAAGGATATGCTCATActctgggcagccgtggcctactggttagcgcttcggacttgtaaccggagggttgccggttcgtgcccttgagcaaggcacctaacccctcactgctccccgagcgcggctgttgtagcaggcagctcactgcgccgggattagtgtgtgcttcacctcactgtgtgttcactgtgtgctgagtgtgtttcactaattcacggatacTCATATATACGACTATACTCACACCATACAGTAAAAAATGTGCCAAATGTATTCAGTCCCATTGGTGGCACAGGTGGAGCATGGCTTTAAATTAACTTGATGCGTCCGCAAGATGCAATATTCTTATGAATGCTAGAGGCATTATTTACATCTCTGGGGCCGAGTTCTGTGGTCTGCATTCTAGCGGACCTCTCCATcagttacacatacagtatttggGCAAGGTTTTGTTCACAACACATGGAGTTGTGTACGCAAACGTATGCGAATGCTTTGTCCAAAAGCAAGCAATATCCCCATCCTTACAGTCACCTATTGTGGAGACAGTCTCCAGGCACAGAGCTGTTCATGGTTCAGTGCCTTGCTTAGGGGCACAACAACGCTGGCAAGAATCGAACCTATGACTTTCTGGCTGTTGCATGAAGAATTTCTTAGCCAGAACACCAGACTTGAGATAACAACAAGGGAACACATGATCTCACCTTTATTTTCCAACAGGTGACACTGGGGAAGTTTTGACCACGGCCAGATTTGACATGTATGATGGAAGTAAGTTTATATATATCATCTTttaccagaggtggaaagtaacgaaatacatttactcacgttactgtattgagtatttttttctgtgtattttgtattttttaagtagtttataaaatcggtattttaaattttacttgattactttttgagtgaagtattgtacttcgctacatcaaaaatcccatcctttacttgagtaaaaaaaaaagttaagactaacgaaaacagaaagggagagaaaaaaaattgtgccctaaaccactagcctagtgataatgatcagcatgtagcctacaacaggacatgaatcaagctggcgccatgcagtctttctgaaagtgatggagatgcatcagattagcctatgaaagtgtattttccgctattccaatgggttgtctcagttcgtttttagcaccaatgattgagatattcaagcaaacaccatgggatttcgtgttttgacgtttgtgctcacctttctttggaaagaagtttattagcagttgtttcccctcattgtttcccctcattcccctcattcattctctctttttcctgttttggcctttgtttttagtaacctgacttggctttcttggagaaagacattgcaccagcagcacaacaattagcggtccactactagcgatgctcaataaacaaaagatagactaccttatgaatcgtgcaggcggactaaaccatttagctctttagcaagggagagtgagagtgaccttagacagttttcactatgttttgtatacaaaatccagtcagtcaaactttacatttcgtctgacattcatttttacatttaatttggaagttaaaatattcaggtaaaataaatatatggtggaaataagtattgaacgcttatttttttccagtaattagcctaaacttccagtgagtctattcgaaattttcaccacacattatattaacacacatataaaaaatccaaacataagagttttgtgtattaaagtggaatgacacaggaaaaaagtattgaatgtgcctactgaaatttcttcaatactttgtggaaaagcctttgtttgtaagacagcttcaagacatttcctgtatgacaaaacttattagtcgcagtatcaggtgtgattttggtccattgttctaaacagattccagaggtccctcttgtgaatcctgatctttagttccagattacttccagaactgtttaattgaatttaattgaattggctgctttcaagtctttctggagctttctccgagtggtccttggcttttggaattgactatccttctgactccctggtcagaaatattgcgaggagatcctgtgccggttgatgatgcagtgatgtttcttccacatggagataatggctcccatgctgcttactggaagattctgaagttttgaaatgcatctgtaaccagtttcattgatatgttttgcaacaataaggttgcaaaggtcttgggagagctttttgc
Above is a genomic segment from Alosa sapidissima isolate fAloSap1 chromosome 4, fAloSap1.pri, whole genome shotgun sequence containing:
- the LOC121707535 gene encoding protein FAM3C-like, translating into MKVVNLLGDTEGFVQSDMFKKIYAETQDEVGRRMASLGLQRRSLDKPAPSKCGINTCPDGYFAFHLKSGVANILGPRICFEGNMLMSGVANNIGRGINIALLKGDTGEVLTTARFDMYDGKVEPVVDFLNAIKLNTIVLIASFDEPAHILTSQIRKLISDLGSTEILTLASRDSWVFAGARGVIGKSPFEQVIKSDTSNNKYGGWPETANVGGCFPQNPYKKKLNNDDLNIKL